Proteins encoded in a region of the Cataglyphis hispanica isolate Lineage 1 chromosome 14, ULB_Chis1_1.0, whole genome shotgun sequence genome:
- the LOC126854414 gene encoding ribosomal protein 63, mitochondrial, translated as MRLGLILLHISKPKMPYRFRGKYRIVKKPSLHDLYKMKNDFEREEQNMLILRHPYLTIEQSHGHARTSEKIEKFFQQMYEKRKQEYQKEITIAERLHHLRVTEGWD; from the exons ATGCGGCTTGGATTAATTCTATTACACATTTCTAAACCTAAAATGCCATATAGATTTAGAGG AAAATATCGTATAGTTAAGAAACCATCTCTGCACGATTTATATAAGATGAAGAATGATTTTGAAAGAGAAGAACAAAACATGTTGATTTTGCGACATCCTTATCTTACAATCGAGCAATCTCATGGTCATGCACGAACatcagaaaaaatagaaaagttttttcaacaaatgtatgaaaaaagaaaacaggaATACCAAAAGGAAATCACTATTGCAGAACGTCTACACCATTTGAGAGTCACGGAAGGATGGGATTAG
- the LOC126854397 gene encoding tudor domain-containing protein 3 isoform X3 → MENLEALGWYLSDHGYNVATDSGSISDTQRIIKRLLDLDLREIGSGNGDINQGNIVLQIQKIRNISAPKGNEESRTAPRMLKLSLTDGKNNFQALEIEHISALNLNTPPGTKILIKSGILPVSHGILLLNPHIVHILGGRVINLVEKWELNKKLASHTRVRSAEEGGPPPWIPFGKKIIKVSEQDKNFKALIEKEKASKENTEFEAQRKDAIAEAAKQGSKKVFGGGNKQLLDHSVQKIIDRGFTIEQAEYALRINRNNVDRALRSLQKTDTKHNVKESREPREPRGKRDKKTEESKPSSGKISLFDFLEDKLPVQPESIETVNLSQNNYVQNSKNNQDRLESRGNDAQSGRGGRNQKSGRGYQPPPRHLEEHKNSKRTNNSNSAMYLQYNGATHAQQNKPPRFQRNQELQYQYQYDSGREAYQKSQPNDYKNMFAQSRTSSVNADSGNENYNKNQAELQEKNLSSNKSYNHFDPEAKNRHSYDASYGRQNRAQQSGTSKVGYTSNTTEQNFKNQLKYQSNNNVGNRMSGNPNLQRSESNYNNHNTSTNNAWVWRVGDKCMAKYWEDNRYYNAEVTGVSERTCVVQFKGFENYEEVLQVDCIPITDDYQDHVSDMRRQDQRSNNRQPRYDQSHNHINAPMEFRRGGNGTVGGNKGYNKKRNQQRSTQPIYQPPAQRSHTSMPINSQTNIQHNSFL, encoded by the exons ATGGAAAATCTAGAGGCGTTAGGATG GTACTTGTCTGATCATGGTTATAATGTGGCAACTGATTCGGGCAGCATAAGTGACACGCAAAGGATAATAAAACGATTGTtagat cttGACTTAAGAGAGATCGGTAGTGGAAATGGAGATATCAATCAGGGCAATATTGTGctacaaatacaaaaaatacgtAATATTTCTGCACCCAAGGGAAATGAAGAATCAAGAACAGCCCCacgaatgttaaaattatcattgacagatggtaaaaataattttcaagcttTAGAAATTGAACATATATCAGCTTTAaa TTTAAATACACCACCTGGTACGAAGATATTGATAAAGTCAGGAATCTTACCTGTATCACATGGAATTCTTTTATTGAACCCACATATAGTTCATATACTCGGGGGAAGAGTTATCAATTTAGTTGAAAAATGGGAATTAAATAAG AAATTAGCTTCACATACTCGTGTAAGATCGGCTGAAGAAGGTGGACCACCACCATGGATACCATTCGGTAAAAAGATCATAAAAGTTTCAGAGCaagataaaaactttaaagcactaatagaaaaagaaaaagctaGTAAAGAGAATACAGAGTTTGAGGCCCAACGTAAAGATGCAATAGCAGAAGCTGCCAAACAAGGCAGTAAGAAAGTATTTGGCGGCGGAAATAAGCag ctTTTAGATCATagtgtacaaaaaattatagatcggGGATTTACTATAGAGCAAGCAGAATATGCTTTAAGAATTAACAGAAATAATGTGGATAGAGCTCTTAGAAGCCTGCAAAAAACCGATACTAAGCATAA cGTTAAAGAGTCTCGAGAACCGCGAGAGCCACGTGGCAAACGTGACAAAAAAACTGAAGAGAGTAAACCCAGCAGtggaaaaatatctctatttgATTTTCTCGAAGATAAACTACCTGTGCAACCTGAAAGCATCGAAACAGTTAATTTGTCACAAAACAACTATGtacaaaatagtaaaaataatcaagatcGTCTTGAATCGAGAGGCAACGATGCACAAAGTGGAAGAGGTGGGCG aaatcaaAAAAGTGGCCGCGGGTATCAACCTCCTCCACGACATTTGGAGGAACATAAAAATAGCAAACGAACAAATAACAGCAATTCTGCCATGTACCTGCAATATAACGGTGCTACTCATGCACAGCAAAATAAACCACCAAGATTTCAACGTAATCAAGAACTTCAGTATCAGTATCAATACGACAGTGGCAGAGAAGCGTATCAGAAATCTCAGCCAAATGATTATAAGAATATGTTTGCTCAGTCGCGCACAAGTAGCGTAAATGCTGATAGTGGTAATgagaattataacaaaaatcagGCTGAACTACAAGAAAAGAATCTCAGTAGTAACAAAAGCTATAATCACTTCGATCCCGAAGCTAAGAATAGGCATTCTTATGACGCATCTTATGGTAGACAAAATCGAGCGCAACAAAGTGGAACCTCGAAAGTAGGTTACACATCTAATACAACTGAACAGAATTTTAAGAACCAACTTAAATATCAGTCCAATAATAATGTTGGGAACAGGATGTCCGGGAATCCTAACTTACAAAGAAGCgaaagcaattataataatcataatacttCCACCAACAATGCATGGGTATGGCGAGTAGGTGACAAGTGTATGGCCAAATATTGGGAAGATAATAGG tattacAATGCCGAAGTTACTGGTGTTTCCGAAAGGACTTGCGTAGTGCAATTCAAGGGATTTGAGAACTATGAGGAGGTACTTCAAGTGGATTGTATACCAATAACAGATGAC TATCAAGATCATGTCTCAGATATGAGACGGCAAGATCAACGTTCCAACAATCGACAGCCACGTTATGATCAAAGTCACAATCACATAAATG CACCTATGGAATTTCGACGAGGTGGAAACGGTACTGTTGGTGGGAATAAGGGGTACAATAAAAAGCGGAATCAACAACGGAGTACACAACCCATTTATCAACCGCCAGCGCAAAGAAGCCACACTTCTATGCCAATTAATAGTCAAACTAATATCCaacataattcttttctttaa
- the LOC126854412 gene encoding CD151 antigen — MGYGTEMDGCGRFMKYSLFFTNFIIFIGGIIVTGLGVWALVDNIPWIGELMGNNLLTGSVYVLLVGGILVTLIAFFGCLGASREVKCMLLTYFIIVFLLFVIMLIGGILGYVFREKLLNTVDREMKSSLRLYDHRKSIRDAWDTTQSTLHCCGVSSWRDWGNVGLNVPESCCREIQPGQRFHCNAGSDTVNPSNAYVEGCINGTRIYLQQHATVVGGAGIAVACLMFFGMIFSCALFKMIE; from the exons ATGGGATACGGCACGGAAATGGATGGCTGTGGTCGTTTCATGAAATATTCCTTATTCTTTACGAACTTTATCATCTTc ATTGGCGGGATTATCGTGACGGGTTTAGGCGTATGGGCCTTAGTTGACAATATACCATGGATAGGCGAACTCAtgggaaataatttgttaaccGGTTCAGTTTACGTTTTACTGGTTGGCGGAATCCTCGTGACCCTTATCGCTTTCTTCGGATGCCTCGGAGCATCGCGAGAAGTCAAGTGTATGCTCTTGACA tatttcATAATCGTATTTTTACTATTCGTGATCATGCTTATTGGCGGCATTCTGGGATATGTTTTCCGTGAAAAACTACTAAACACGGTTGACAGAGAGATGAAGAGTTCACTCCGACTTTACGATCACCGCAAATCTATCCGGGATGCCTGGGATACCACTCAATCAACG ctCCACTGTTGCGGCGTTAGCAGCTGGAGGGACTGGGGAAATGTTGGCCTCAACGTGCCGGAGAGCTGCTGTCGAGAAATTCAACCGGGCCAG CGATTCCATTGCAATGCTGGCTCGGACACAGTAAATCCCTCGAATGCTTATGTGGAGGGTTGCATCAATGGAACGCGAATCTACTTGCAGCAACATGCGACTGTTGTGGGTGGTGCCGGTATTGCAGTCGCATGCCTCATG
- the LOC126854397 gene encoding tudor domain-containing protein 3 isoform X2: MENLEALGWYLSDHGYNVATDSGSISDTQRIIKRLLDLDLREIGSGNGDINQGNIVLQIQKIRNISAPKGNEESRTAPRMLKLSLTDGKNNFQALEIEHISALNLNTPPGTKILIKSGILPVSHGILLLNPHIVHILGGRVINLVEKWELNKKLASHTRVRSAEEGGPPPWIPFGKKIIKVSEQDKNFKALIEKEKASKENTEFEAQRKDAIAEAAKQGSKKVFGGGNKQLLDHSVQKIIDRGFTIEQAEYALRINRNNVDRALRSLQKTDTKHNVKESREPREPRGKRDKKTEESKPSSGKISLFDFLEDKLPVQPESIETVNLSQNNYVQNSKNNQDRLESRGNDAQSGRGGRNQKSGRGYQPPPRHLEEHKNSKRTNNSNSAMYLQYNGATHAQQNKPPRFQRNQELQYQYQYDSGREAYQKSQPNDYKNMFAQSRTSSVNADSGNENYNKNQAELQEKNLSSNKSYNHFDPEAKNRHSYDASYGRQNRAQQSGTSKVGYTSNTTEQNFKNQLKYQSNNNVGNRMSGNPNLQRSESNYNNHNTSTNNAWVWRVGDKCMAKYWEDNRYYNAEVTGVSERTCVVQFKGFENYEEVLQVDCIPITDDYQDHVSDMRRQDQRSNNRQPRYDQSHNHINAAPMEFRRGGNGTVGGNKGYNKKRNQQRSTQPIYQPPAQRSHTSMPINSQTNIQHNSFL, from the exons ATGGAAAATCTAGAGGCGTTAGGATG GTACTTGTCTGATCATGGTTATAATGTGGCAACTGATTCGGGCAGCATAAGTGACACGCAAAGGATAATAAAACGATTGTtagat cttGACTTAAGAGAGATCGGTAGTGGAAATGGAGATATCAATCAGGGCAATATTGTGctacaaatacaaaaaatacgtAATATTTCTGCACCCAAGGGAAATGAAGAATCAAGAACAGCCCCacgaatgttaaaattatcattgacagatggtaaaaataattttcaagcttTAGAAATTGAACATATATCAGCTTTAaa TTTAAATACACCACCTGGTACGAAGATATTGATAAAGTCAGGAATCTTACCTGTATCACATGGAATTCTTTTATTGAACCCACATATAGTTCATATACTCGGGGGAAGAGTTATCAATTTAGTTGAAAAATGGGAATTAAATAAG AAATTAGCTTCACATACTCGTGTAAGATCGGCTGAAGAAGGTGGACCACCACCATGGATACCATTCGGTAAAAAGATCATAAAAGTTTCAGAGCaagataaaaactttaaagcactaatagaaaaagaaaaagctaGTAAAGAGAATACAGAGTTTGAGGCCCAACGTAAAGATGCAATAGCAGAAGCTGCCAAACAAGGCAGTAAGAAAGTATTTGGCGGCGGAAATAAGCag ctTTTAGATCATagtgtacaaaaaattatagatcggGGATTTACTATAGAGCAAGCAGAATATGCTTTAAGAATTAACAGAAATAATGTGGATAGAGCTCTTAGAAGCCTGCAAAAAACCGATACTAAGCATAA cGTTAAAGAGTCTCGAGAACCGCGAGAGCCACGTGGCAAACGTGACAAAAAAACTGAAGAGAGTAAACCCAGCAGtggaaaaatatctctatttgATTTTCTCGAAGATAAACTACCTGTGCAACCTGAAAGCATCGAAACAGTTAATTTGTCACAAAACAACTATGtacaaaatagtaaaaataatcaagatcGTCTTGAATCGAGAGGCAACGATGCACAAAGTGGAAGAGGTGGGCG aaatcaaAAAAGTGGCCGCGGGTATCAACCTCCTCCACGACATTTGGAGGAACATAAAAATAGCAAACGAACAAATAACAGCAATTCTGCCATGTACCTGCAATATAACGGTGCTACTCATGCACAGCAAAATAAACCACCAAGATTTCAACGTAATCAAGAACTTCAGTATCAGTATCAATACGACAGTGGCAGAGAAGCGTATCAGAAATCTCAGCCAAATGATTATAAGAATATGTTTGCTCAGTCGCGCACAAGTAGCGTAAATGCTGATAGTGGTAATgagaattataacaaaaatcagGCTGAACTACAAGAAAAGAATCTCAGTAGTAACAAAAGCTATAATCACTTCGATCCCGAAGCTAAGAATAGGCATTCTTATGACGCATCTTATGGTAGACAAAATCGAGCGCAACAAAGTGGAACCTCGAAAGTAGGTTACACATCTAATACAACTGAACAGAATTTTAAGAACCAACTTAAATATCAGTCCAATAATAATGTTGGGAACAGGATGTCCGGGAATCCTAACTTACAAAGAAGCgaaagcaattataataatcataatacttCCACCAACAATGCATGGGTATGGCGAGTAGGTGACAAGTGTATGGCCAAATATTGGGAAGATAATAGG tattacAATGCCGAAGTTACTGGTGTTTCCGAAAGGACTTGCGTAGTGCAATTCAAGGGATTTGAGAACTATGAGGAGGTACTTCAAGTGGATTGTATACCAATAACAGATGAC TATCAAGATCATGTCTCAGATATGAGACGGCAAGATCAACGTTCCAACAATCGACAGCCACGTTATGATCAAAGTCACAATCACATAAATG CAGCACCTATGGAATTTCGACGAGGTGGAAACGGTACTGTTGGTGGGAATAAGGGGTACAATAAAAAGCGGAATCAACAACGGAGTACACAACCCATTTATCAACCGCCAGCGCAAAGAAGCCACACTTCTATGCCAATTAATAGTCAAACTAATATCCaacataattcttttctttaa
- the LOC126854397 gene encoding tudor domain-containing protein 3 isoform X1 — MENLEALGWYLSDHGYNVATDSGSISDTQRIIKRLLDLDLREIGSGNGDINQGNIVLQIQKIRNISAPKGNEESRTAPRMLKLSLTDGKNNFQALEIEHISALNLNTPPGTKILIKSGILPVSHGILLLNPHIVHILGGRVINLVEKWELNKKLASHTRVRSAEEGGPPPWIPFGKKIIKVSEQDKNFKALIEKEKASKENTEFEAQRKDAIAEAAKQGSKKVFGGGNKQLLDHSVQKIIDRGFTIEQAEYALRINRNNVDRALRSLQKTDTKHNVKESREPREPRGKRDKKTEESKPSSGKISLFDFLEDKLPVQPESIETVNLSQNNYVQNSKNNQDRLESRGNDAQSGRGGRNQKSGRGYQPPPRHLEEHKNSKRTNNSNSAMYLQYNGATHAQQNKPPRFQRNQELQYQYQYDSGREAYQKSQPNDYKNMFAQSRTSSVNADSGNENYNKNQAELQEKNLSSNKSYNHFDPEAKNRHSYDASYGRQNRAQQSGTSKVGYTSNTTEQNFKNQLKYQSNNNVGNRMSGNPNLQRSESNYNNHNTSTNNAWVWRVGDKCMAKYWEDNRYYNAEVTGVSERTCVVQFKGFENYEEVLQVDCIPITDDYQDHVSDMRRQDQRSNNRQPRYDQSHNHINEIVTAAPMEFRRGGNGTVGGNKGYNKKRNQQRSTQPIYQPPAQRSHTSMPINSQTNIQHNSFL, encoded by the exons ATGGAAAATCTAGAGGCGTTAGGATG GTACTTGTCTGATCATGGTTATAATGTGGCAACTGATTCGGGCAGCATAAGTGACACGCAAAGGATAATAAAACGATTGTtagat cttGACTTAAGAGAGATCGGTAGTGGAAATGGAGATATCAATCAGGGCAATATTGTGctacaaatacaaaaaatacgtAATATTTCTGCACCCAAGGGAAATGAAGAATCAAGAACAGCCCCacgaatgttaaaattatcattgacagatggtaaaaataattttcaagcttTAGAAATTGAACATATATCAGCTTTAaa TTTAAATACACCACCTGGTACGAAGATATTGATAAAGTCAGGAATCTTACCTGTATCACATGGAATTCTTTTATTGAACCCACATATAGTTCATATACTCGGGGGAAGAGTTATCAATTTAGTTGAAAAATGGGAATTAAATAAG AAATTAGCTTCACATACTCGTGTAAGATCGGCTGAAGAAGGTGGACCACCACCATGGATACCATTCGGTAAAAAGATCATAAAAGTTTCAGAGCaagataaaaactttaaagcactaatagaaaaagaaaaagctaGTAAAGAGAATACAGAGTTTGAGGCCCAACGTAAAGATGCAATAGCAGAAGCTGCCAAACAAGGCAGTAAGAAAGTATTTGGCGGCGGAAATAAGCag ctTTTAGATCATagtgtacaaaaaattatagatcggGGATTTACTATAGAGCAAGCAGAATATGCTTTAAGAATTAACAGAAATAATGTGGATAGAGCTCTTAGAAGCCTGCAAAAAACCGATACTAAGCATAA cGTTAAAGAGTCTCGAGAACCGCGAGAGCCACGTGGCAAACGTGACAAAAAAACTGAAGAGAGTAAACCCAGCAGtggaaaaatatctctatttgATTTTCTCGAAGATAAACTACCTGTGCAACCTGAAAGCATCGAAACAGTTAATTTGTCACAAAACAACTATGtacaaaatagtaaaaataatcaagatcGTCTTGAATCGAGAGGCAACGATGCACAAAGTGGAAGAGGTGGGCG aaatcaaAAAAGTGGCCGCGGGTATCAACCTCCTCCACGACATTTGGAGGAACATAAAAATAGCAAACGAACAAATAACAGCAATTCTGCCATGTACCTGCAATATAACGGTGCTACTCATGCACAGCAAAATAAACCACCAAGATTTCAACGTAATCAAGAACTTCAGTATCAGTATCAATACGACAGTGGCAGAGAAGCGTATCAGAAATCTCAGCCAAATGATTATAAGAATATGTTTGCTCAGTCGCGCACAAGTAGCGTAAATGCTGATAGTGGTAATgagaattataacaaaaatcagGCTGAACTACAAGAAAAGAATCTCAGTAGTAACAAAAGCTATAATCACTTCGATCCCGAAGCTAAGAATAGGCATTCTTATGACGCATCTTATGGTAGACAAAATCGAGCGCAACAAAGTGGAACCTCGAAAGTAGGTTACACATCTAATACAACTGAACAGAATTTTAAGAACCAACTTAAATATCAGTCCAATAATAATGTTGGGAACAGGATGTCCGGGAATCCTAACTTACAAAGAAGCgaaagcaattataataatcataatacttCCACCAACAATGCATGGGTATGGCGAGTAGGTGACAAGTGTATGGCCAAATATTGGGAAGATAATAGG tattacAATGCCGAAGTTACTGGTGTTTCCGAAAGGACTTGCGTAGTGCAATTCAAGGGATTTGAGAACTATGAGGAGGTACTTCAAGTGGATTGTATACCAATAACAGATGAC TATCAAGATCATGTCTCAGATATGAGACGGCAAGATCAACGTTCCAACAATCGACAGCCACGTTATGATCAAAGTCACAATCACATAAATG aaattgtgACAGCAGCACCTATGGAATTTCGACGAGGTGGAAACGGTACTGTTGGTGGGAATAAGGGGTACAATAAAAAGCGGAATCAACAACGGAGTACACAACCCATTTATCAACCGCCAGCGCAAAGAAGCCACACTTCTATGCCAATTAATAGTCAAACTAATATCCaacataattcttttctttaa